Sequence from the Maribellus comscasis genome:
ATTCCCCCTGGCTGCGGGCTTTGGTCGACGATATTAATTTAGCCTACCTTGTAGGTTACAAAAAGCTGGATGACGTTCAAACCTTAAGTGCATCTCTGCGTTATTTTTCTTTAGGAAGCATTCAGTTTCGCGATGCATATGGAACTCCGGGAATGAGCGCAAATCCAAATGAATTTGCATTGGATTTTGGATATACGCGTCAGCTTTCTGATATTTTTGCAGGTGCAGTTTCTGTCCGTTACATCCGCTCTGATTTAACAAATGGCCAGTACAACGAATCAACCGGTCAAACGCATGCAGGGAATTCGTATGCCGCAGATGTGGCTTTCTATCTTTATAATGAATTCAGAGCAAATGGAAAAGATAATATCTTTTCAGCGGGTATTAATATTCAGAATATCGGTGCTAAAATTTCGTACGACGATGGTGCTACAAAAGATTTTATTCCCACAACCTTGAAATTGGGGGCAGCATATACCACTGAGGTTGACGATTATAACTCATTTAGTTTTGTGTTTGAAGCCAGTAAATTGTTGGTGCCAACACCTCCCGAAGATACCACAAGTTACGATCCCGGAGACGTTATTTATCCCGGTGGAATTAACTCTGATATTGGTGTGATTTCAGGTGTTTTTAAATCGTTTGGTGATGCGCCAGGTGGTTTTTCTGAAGAGTTGCAGGAGATTAACCTTTCTTTAGGTGTTGAATACTGGTATAACAAGCAGTTTGCAATACGTGGAGGTTATTTT
This genomic interval carries:
- the porV gene encoding type IX secretion system outer membrane channel protein PorV, translating into MIKQLRLLFIFALTITMAENVSGQATTSGANTITTAVPFLSITPDSRAGGMGDAGVGTTPDVNSQHWNPAKYAFIENDMGVGMSYSPWLRALVDDINLAYLVGYKKLDDVQTLSASLRYFSLGSIQFRDAYGTPGMSANPNEFALDFGYTRQLSDIFAGAVSVRYIRSDLTNGQYNESTGQTHAGNSYAADVAFYLYNEFRANGKDNIFSAGINIQNIGAKISYDDGATKDFIPTTLKLGAAYTTEVDDYNSFSFVFEASKLLVPTPPEDTTSYDPGDVIYPGGINSDIGVISGVFKSFGDAPGGFSEELQEINLSLGVEYWYNKQFAIRGGYFYEHENKGNRKFITAGAGLKMNVFALDFSYLIPTQRNHPLENTLRFSLTFDVDAFGNQR